In the Ranitomeya imitator isolate aRanImi1 chromosome 2, aRanImi1.pri, whole genome shotgun sequence genome, TTTAGCTTTCACTATATTTTCCTCCTGATATACAGCTATGAATTGAAACATTTACTATGTTATAGAGTGCATCTACTTGCAGGGCAAAGTCGCTGTCTTTCGAACCTGGATTGTGTTATGAAGAACAGAGAAATGTGCCCTCCAGGCAGTCAAAAATGCGGCCCCTGCATATCCAACTTTGAGGAATCAAGTTTTGGAAAATGTGAATTAAAAGGTAATATTAGTCTTGCATGTTGTTGTCCATAGGGGGCAGCGTTGCATTAGATTTTACTCTGCTCGGTAGAAGTCGATCAATATGAGCTGGCGATCTGACTGCAGCCGTAGGTCTTTTCTCTGGGCCATTATGATATAGCCATGGTGAAGAGCTCATGTGATGACGTTGTAGCACCCTTGAGCTGTAAATTGAGCCAGCTTGCTGAATGtttttgtgcattttcttcttttaGCAAGCCGGAGACTGAAGATCAAGGGACAGGGCGCAATGATCGACATCATTCAGGAATACAGGATCAGCAAAGGACATAGAATAAATCCAATGGACACAGGTCAGTATTTCACCCAAAGCGCCCATTCTCCATCCTGCTGTCTGTTCCTTCCCTTTCAGCCTTTACTCGCTTTCTCTTGCAGAATCCACCAGCACCGCAGCTGCCTCCGTCCATCTTACATCTACTGGAGATAAACCCAAACTTCTCAAAAGTAGCTCCGATGCTCGAGCCCCATCACTGCTCACCTCCACACTCCCACTGCAGATGAAAGACGGGAAGCTGGGCAGGAGGAGGAAGAGCGAAATTAACCAGACAATGTCGCTAAGTAATTTCTGCTCTTTACAGATATTAATCCTGTCATCATATAGAATTCAGGATGTAATGTACAGGagacactgcaccagcagaatagtgagtgcagctctggggaataatacaagatgtaactcagtatcagtaatgtaatgtattatcattacacactgaacgggaaaccactgggtaaatctgacagggagaaggacttggggatcctagttaatgataaactttgccttggcagctggtgcctggcactggctgctccaggtaacaggatcatggggtgcattaaaagaggtctggatacacatgatgagagcattatactgcctctgtacaaatccctagttagaccgcacatggagtactgtgtccagttttgggcaccggtgctcaggaaggatataatggaactagagagagtacaaaggagggcaacaaaattaataaaggggatgggagaactacagtacccagatagattagcgaaattaggattatttagtctagaaaaaagacgactgaggggcgatctaataaccatgtataagtatataaggggacaatacaaatatctcgctgaggatctgtttataccaaggaaggtgacgggcacaagggggcattctttgcgtctggaggagagaaggtttttccaccaacatagaagaggattctttactgttagggcagtgagaatctggaattgcttgcctgaggaggtggtgatggcgaactcggtcgaggggttcaagagaggcctggatgtcttcctggagcagaacaatattgtatcatacaattattaggttctgtagaaggacgtagatctggagatttattatgatggaatataggctgaactggatggacaaatgtcttttttcggccttagtaacatagtaacatagttagtatgtacacagtgactgcaccagcagaatagtgagtgcagctctggggaataatacaggatgtaactcaggatcagtaatgtaatgtatgtacacagtgactgcaccagcagaatagtgagtgcagctctggggtgtaatacaggatgtaactcaggatcagtaatgtaatgtatgtacacagtgactgcaccagcagaatagtgagtgcagctctggggtgtaatacaggatgtaactcaggatcagtaatgtaatgtatgtacacagtgactgcaccagcaggatagtgagtgcagctctggggtgtaatacaggatgtaactcaggatcagtaatgtaatgtatgttcacaatgactgcaccagcagaatagtgagtgcagctctggggaataatacaggatgtaactcaggatcagtaatgtaatgtatgtacacagtaactgcaccagcagaatagtgagtgcagctctggggaataatacaggatgtaactcaggatcagtaatgtaatgtatgtacacagtgactgcaccagcagaatagtgagtgcagctctggggtataatacattacattactgatcctgagttacatcctgtattataccccagagctgcactcactattctgctggtgcagtcactgtgtacatacattacattactgatcctgagttacatcctgtattacaccccagagctgcactcactattctgctggtgcagtcactgtgtacatacattacattactgatcctgagttacatcctgtatgtacacagtgactgcaccagcagaatagtgagtgcagctctggggtgtaatacaggatgtaactcaggatcagtaatgtaatgtatgtacacagtgactgcaccagcagaatagtgagtgcagctctggggtgtaatacaggatgtaactcaggatcagtaatgtaatgtatgtacacagtgactgcaccagcaggatagtgagtgcagctctggggtgtaatacaggatgtaactcaggatcagtaatgtaatgtatgttcacaatgactgcaccagcagaatagtgagtgcagctctggggtataatacaggatgtagctcaggatcagtacatgatcagtaatgtatgtacacagtgactgcaccagcagaatagtgagtgcagctctggagtgttacTTATTTCAGCATCTCACCTTCCATCACATTGTTCTTGTATATTGTGTTTTGTTTCAGCTCTGATAGTTATTTGCAGCCTGACCGCTTTATCTGGAATACTTGTTGTGGCGATGTGTTGGTACAGGTACGTAATGCAAAAAGTTTGATgctaaaaaaaatacaacaaattgCCAAGTTCTTTGCAGATAAGTGGCACAAGACTAGCGGCAGTGTTAGGGCTCATTATACATTTTACATACATATTATGGCCCTAAATCATAACTCTACAATTAGTCCACAGACCGAGAGTAATAGTGTTATCTGTAGCTCTCATGGCATCAGGGCTGATCATTCAGCGCTTATCTTACACCTatgggtatgtgtccatgttcaggattgcatcaggatttggtcacgatttttcatcagtatttgtaagccaaaaccaggagtggaaaaattagaggaaaagtataatataaacatatgctccacttttgcatttatcacccactcctggttttggcttacaaatactgatgaaaaatcctgaccaaatcctgatgcaatcctgaacgtggacacataccctaaggctttgTTATTAATGTGGAATTTATGCAGATTATTCCTCAATATAGCTCGATTTTACCCATTAATCTGTATTCTCCATGTTTGTTCAGGCTACAAAAAGAAGTCAGGCTGGCACAAGAGATGGGCTATACAGCCTGTAAGGGCAGCAGGCAGCACCCGTGCCAGAGGGTAAGACATGGTCCACACAAACCTGTATACAAAAGGGACGATTCATTATTGCACTTGcacctttttttggtgtttttctcaCTTATTTTTCTTTTGTGCCTTattcttgtcaatttttttttttttggttgtcatTGGGGGTTGGGTTGAGGGCTATCAGATGTTTTAGAGGACTAGGTGTCTGGTGCCTCCCGCTCCATCCCGACCCTAACACTGACTGTATATTGATAGAAAGCTGGCAGTGTACATAGAAAGTGGCCAATGTTCTGTGTGGGTAATATTCCTGTGGGCATCCATGGCTGTGGGCTTTTTTTTCTGGTCATCGCCTCATACAATGGATTATTAATcctataattttattttttcctcCTTCCCTTCAGTCACGGGATCAGATGTCTCATTATAAGCAGCATTATACTGCTCAGAAGAAGCACTTCCAGGCGCAGGAGAGGTAAGGAACAGAGTCTGAATGAGCGTCAGTCACCAGCATGATGGTCTCTTGTCTTCCGATCTAATAATTCCCATTactcgaataactatagcaattgttaccatccacctctcgtgtctccccttttcctcatagtttgtagcttacgagcagggccctcactcctcttgatatctgttttgaactgtatttctgttatgctgtaatgtctattgtatgtacaagtcccctctataatttgtaaagcgctgcggaatatgttggcgctatataaataataataataataataatttttattactCCCAGAAGCTCAGAGAAGAAGCCCTGCCATCAACTGTCCACCGACTCGGAGGCAGACGGGGAAGAATTTGCCATCTACGAGTGTCCCGGACTTGCCCCGGTGCGTAAAGCCACAAAAGTCCCCCCTCTAGTACTTGTTTTAGAGAAGTATTTATTAATCAAACGTGTCCTACTTGTTCTCTACAGACAGGAGAGATGGAAGTCCACAATCCTCTGTTCGACCCATCACGGACCAAGCAGTGAAAAAGTGAAATACGGACATCATACAGTATATCTTACGGGCAACATTTATAAAGTGTATCGGCGAGCGTCCCCTAGTTATGTGCATTAAACTCTCTGTATAGTGGACATGTCGTTATTTCCATTCCTCCCGGCCCTGACCATTCTGACAGCTTCTCCTCAGTCACTGCTTCAATTGGTTAAGTATACCTTCAATCAACATCTTCTCTAATGATCTTATTCTGAGCAGACGTAAGGAGCGGCCAGTCTCATAAGGCACAGTCGTTAACGTGAAAAGGATTCTGCAATATTTTTTAAAGTCAATTCCCACAATGTCCAAACAATAGGGTTCATGGCACTTCATCCAATCAATTACGCCCATCCTTTGGCTACCAATTACTGTCCAAAGAAAAGAGAGATCCATCATGAATTAAagactttattaataataataaaaacccaTTAAAATCACAGAGAGACTCATGTAGGCGACACTGCTGTATCCTGACAAATATAATATTATATTACTGCTGATATAGAGCGAAGTGATAAAGAATAGGGTGCTGTATAGAAAGTCAAGTGACTCACCCGCAAGATTAGTTACTTATATCCAATATACCTTATAGTATTACATGTGCACATTCTAGTTTATAATAATAATGATACGCCTAATCCTATCCTAGGTTTACATTGGGTAAAAATAACTATCCCATATGTCGAGTACAaaggatatacagtgggtacggaaagtattcagaaccttttatatttttcactctttgtttcattacagccatttggtaaattcaaaacgttcttttttctcattaaagggaacctgtcaccccgttttttcagattgagataaaaatactgttaaatagggcctgcgttgtgcgttacaatagtgtatgtagtgtaccctgattccccacctatgctgcgaaatacattaccaaagtcgcggttttcgcctgtcaatcaggctggtcaggtcaggtgggcgtggtgacatcgctgtttcttccccagctttccgttggtggcgtagtggtgtgcgcatgtccaagtgccgaatccactgcgcgcaggtgaagaaaaagcgcgcgatctgccgattacatctcggcttcaggaaaatggccgccgcgatctccatctgcgcacgcgcggcatcccgcggccattttcctgaagccccgtgcagcagagcactccatctgcgcacgcgcggcctcaggaagatggccgcccccaccgatgacaagggtaatagcgcagatcgcgcgctttttcttcacctgcgcgcagtggattcggcacttggacatgcgcacaccactacgccaccaacggaaagctggggaagaaacagcgatgtcaccacgcccacctgacctgaccagcctgattgacaggcgaaaaccgcgactttggtaatgtatttcgcagcataggtggggaatcagggtacactacatacactattgtaacgcacagcgcaggccctatttaacagtatttttatctcaatctgaaaaaacagggtgacaggttccctttaatgtacactctgcccctatcttgactgaaaaaaattgaaatgtagaaatttttgaaaatttattaaaaaagaaaaactgaaatatcacatggtcataagtattcagaccctttgctcaggatttagaagcaccttttgagctagtacagccatgagtcttcttgggaatgatgcaacaagtttttcacacctggatttggggatcctctaccattccgtcaggttggatggtgaacgttggtggacagccattttcaggtctctccagagatgctcaattgggtttaggtcagggctct is a window encoding:
- the LOC138667142 gene encoding neural proliferation differentiation and control protein 1-like isoform X2 — translated: MVITGLHVFLLLVAVSGQSRCLSNLDCVMKNREMCPPGSQKCGPCISNFEESSFGKCELKASRRLKIKGQGAMIDIIQEYRISKGHRINPMDTESTSTAAASVHLTSTGDKPKLLKSSSDARAPSLLTSTLPLQMKDGKLGRRRKSEINQTMSLTLIVICSLTALSGILVVAMCWYRLQKEVRLAQEMGYTACKGSRQHPCQRSRDQMSHYKQHYTAQKKHFQAQESSEKKPCHQLSTDSEADGEEFAIYECPGLAPTGEMEVHNPLFDPSRTKQ
- the LOC138667142 gene encoding neural proliferation differentiation and control protein 1-like isoform X1; protein product: MVITGLHVFLLLVAVSGQSRCLSNLDCVMKNREMCPPGSQKCGPCISNFEESSFGKCELKASRRLKIKGQGAMIDIIQEYRISKGHRINPMDTESTSTAAASVHLTSTGDKPKLLKSSSDARAPSLLTSTLPLQMKDGKLGRRRKSEINQTMSLTLIVICSLTALSGILVVAMCWYRLQKEVRLAQEMGYTACKGSRQHPCQRSRDQMSHYKQHYTAQKKHFQAQERSSEKKPCHQLSTDSEADGEEFAIYECPGLAPTGEMEVHNPLFDPSRTKQ